The genome window CGGTGAGATCACGAACCTTGGCGATGCCGTGCCGCGTGGTTTTCTCCAAGTTATCGCCATCAAGGCTGTGTCCGCGCCTGCGCCGAAGCAAAGCGGACGGCTGGAGCTCGCGCAGTGGCTCACGCATCGTGACAATCCGCTCACAGCACGGGTGATGGTAAACCGCGTGTGGCAGAAGCTCTTTGGCCGCGCGCTCGTGACCACAGTGGATGACTTCGGTGTGAGTGGCGCGAAGCCCTCGCACCCCGAGCTGCTGGATCATCTGGCGGTGCGCTTCATGGACGGCGGCTGGTCGGTGAAGCGGCTCATCAAAGAAATTGTTTTATCCAAGACTTACCGCAGATCGTCAGACGCGTCGGACCAGTCTGACAAGTCAGACCCGGACAACATCTATCTCTGGCGCATGACGCCACGCATGATCGAGGCCGAGGTGCTGCGCGACTCCATGCTGGCTCTGAGCGGCCAACTCGATCCGTATCCTCCGCAGCGGCAGTTTTTGGATCAATTCAATCCGCAGCGCGAGGCCGAGTTGCACACCTTCAAGCCCTTCCTCACCGCATCCGCCATCGTGAGCACGCACCGCAGCGTTTATCTACCGGTCATTCGCGGTACGCTTCCAGAGATCTTCACGCTTTTCAATTTCGCCGCGCCTGAACGTCCCGTGGCACAACGCGATGAGAGCATTCTGCCCGCGCAGTCGCTCTATCTGATGAACAACCCATGGGTGATCGAACAAGCGCGCCACACGGCAAAACGCCTCCTCTCTGGCAGCAGCGACGACCGCGAGCGCATCCAGCGCCTCTATGCGCTCGCTTTTGCCCGTGCGCCGACGAGTGAGGAAATGCAGCGCGCGCTGCGTTTTGTCTCCAACGGCCAGGAAACAGCCTGGGCCACGCTTTGCCAGACGGTGATGGCCTCCGCCGAGTTTCGCATCTTGCCATGAACACTTCCTTTCTCACTCGTCGTGACATGCTCCGCCACAGTTCGGCGGGTTTTGGCTATCTCGCTTTTGCAGGCATGGCTGCCGAAAGCGCGGCGCAGGATGCCGCGGGGCCACTGGCGGTGAAATCGACGCATTTCCCCGCCACCGCAAAGCGCGTGATCTTTCTCTGTATGCGCGGCGGGCCGTCGCAGATGGAGACCTTTGATCCAAAGCCGGAACTCACCGCGCAGAGTGGCAAAACCGGCCGCAGGTCGAACACGAAGCTGCTGGGGTCGAAGTGGAAGTTCGCGAAACATGGGCAGAGCGGCATCGACATCGTCGAACTGCTGCCGGAGACGGCGAAGCATGCGGACAAGCTCTGTGTGCTGCGCGGCATGAGCACGGACAATGAAAATCATCCACAGGCGCTGGAACAGCTTCACACCGGCAGTTTTCAGTTTGTGCGGCCTTCCATGGGCGCGTGGGCGGTGCATGGACTGGGCACCGAGAATGCCAGCCTGCCCGGTTTCATCTCCATCAATCCGCTCACCGCACTCGGCGGCATCCGCTACTATTCCAGCGCCTTTTTACCCGCCGCGTGCTCCGCCACGATGCTCGGCAATGCCAGCCAGCCCGGCGCGAAGCTCACGCTGAATGACATCAGCAACGCCGGCCTTGGCGCCTCAGCTCAGCGCGAACAATTGGACCTTCTTCAAGCCATGAATCGCGACTTGTTCGCGAAGACGCATGACCCACGCGTCGAAGGCCTCATCGAGTCCTACGAACTGGCCTTTCGCATGCAGGGTGAATTACCGCGTGTGATGGATCTCAGCGGCGAGAGCGTCGCCACGCTCAAACTCTACGGTGCGGACAAATCGCCCACGGAATCATTCGGCAAACAATGCCTGCTCGCGCGTCGATTCGCCGAGGCGGGAGTGCGTTTCATCGAGATCAGTCATTCGGAGTGGGATCTGCACGGCTCGCTTTACAGCGGCATGATTCGCAACTGCTCGCAGATCGACAAACCCATCGCTGGACTGCTGCAAGACCTTGATCAACGCGGCCTGCTCGATGACACGCTCGTGTTGTGGGGCGGCGAGTTTGGTCGCACGCCCGATGACGCCAGTCAGGACGGTCGTGGACACAATAACAAAGGCTACAGCATGTGGATGGCCGGTGGCGGCGTGAAAGCCGGCCACATCCACGGTGTGACCGACGAACTCGGCTACGAAGCCGTCGATGGTAAAGTCCACATCCACGATCTCCACGCCACCATGCTGCACATGCTCGGACTCGATCACGAACATCTCACCTACCGTCACGGTGGCCGCGATTTTCGCCTCACGGATGTGAAAGGGAAGGTCGTGCGCGAGATTTTGGCGTGATCACTGCACAAAGATGAACTGCTGTGTATTCAGCAGGCTGAAAACGAGATCTTCGATGCCGGTGAGGCCGCTGGTCTGGGCTTGGAGCCAGGTGTCGCGTTCGGTGGCTGTGGGCTTGCGGCTGAGAAGTGTCATGTAGATGGCCTCGACCTTTTCATCGGGATAAGGGGCCTTGTTCACGGAGAGCATGAGCTGGCTGTACTTGCTGGTGATCTGCGGCAGCAGGCTGCCGTTCATCATGGCGAGCGCCTGCGGCACACTGGCTTCGTGGTTGGCGTTTTCGATGGTCTCGCGGTCACTTTGACCAAA of Prosthecobacter sp. contains these proteins:
- a CDS encoding DUF1501 domain-containing protein gives rise to the protein MNTSFLTRRDMLRHSSAGFGYLAFAGMAAESAAQDAAGPLAVKSTHFPATAKRVIFLCMRGGPSQMETFDPKPELTAQSGKTGRRSNTKLLGSKWKFAKHGQSGIDIVELLPETAKHADKLCVLRGMSTDNENHPQALEQLHTGSFQFVRPSMGAWAVHGLGTENASLPGFISINPLTALGGIRYYSSAFLPAACSATMLGNASQPGAKLTLNDISNAGLGASAQREQLDLLQAMNRDLFAKTHDPRVEGLIESYELAFRMQGELPRVMDLSGESVATLKLYGADKSPTESFGKQCLLARRFAEAGVRFIEISHSEWDLHGSLYSGMIRNCSQIDKPIAGLLQDLDQRGLLDDTLVLWGGEFGRTPDDASQDGRGHNNKGYSMWMAGGGVKAGHIHGVTDELGYEAVDGKVHIHDLHATMLHMLGLDHEHLTYRHGGRDFRLTDVKGKVVREILA